In the genome of Polaribacter sp. MED152, one region contains:
- a CDS encoding TM2 domain-containing protein, with protein MKKSLTIYAFLVAFLAFSFNAEASFPVKKKTKTVEVVKGDKVEKSEVTTFSSAASSGKSQTTALLLSIFLGGLGIDRFYLGYTLLGVLKLITLGGFGIWYIIDLIMIITGDLQPKNGSYSETL; from the coding sequence ATGAAAAAATCATTAACTATTTATGCATTCCTAGTTGCCTTTTTAGCATTCTCTTTTAATGCAGAAGCTTCTTTTCCTGTAAAGAAGAAAACAAAAACTGTAGAAGTTGTAAAAGGAGATAAGGTAGAAAAATCAGAAGTTACTACATTTTCTTCTGCAGCAAGTTCAGGTAAAAGTCAAACAACAGCTTTATTACTATCTATCTTTTTAGGAGGTTTAGGTATTGATAGATTTTACCTTGGTTATACCTTATTAGGTGTTTTAAAACTAATTACTTTAGGTGGATTTGGTATTTGGTATATTATAGATTTAATTATGATTATTACTGGTGATTTACAGCCTAAAAATGGTAGTTATTCAGAAACATTGTAA
- a CDS encoding glyoxalase: protein MFKSVRAFIGAKNFEESKQFYLDLGFSYVDLDSMLYFSIHDNLGFYLQKAYVKDWVDNSMLFLEVENLTEYYKEIKAKNLDKKYEKVRLSKIVKNDWGQEFFLHDPSGILWHIGNFKN from the coding sequence ATGTTTAAATCAGTTAGAGCATTTATTGGCGCAAAAAACTTTGAAGAGTCAAAACAGTTCTATCTAGATTTAGGTTTTAGCTATGTAGATTTAGACAGTATGCTTTATTTTTCTATTCATGATAATTTAGGCTTCTATTTACAAAAAGCATATGTAAAAGATTGGGTAGATAATTCAATGTTATTTCTAGAAGTTGAAAATCTAACTGAATATTATAAAGAAATAAAAGCGAAAAACTTAGATAAGAAATACGAAAAAGTTCGTTTATCTAAAATTGTTAAGAATGATTGGGGACAAGAATTCTTTTTACATGACCCTTCAGGAATCCTTTGGCATATAGGTAATTTTAAGAACTAA
- the aroQ gene encoding type II 3-dehydroquinate dehydratase → MKIIIINGPNLNLLGKREPEIYGSQTFKEYYRTLQMKFDTVELSYFQSNIEGEIIDKLHEVGFDYDGIILNAAAYTHTSVGIGDAVKGIETPVVELHISNVHAREDFRHKSFIAPAAKGVLFGFGLKGYDLAIQSFL, encoded by the coding sequence ATGAAGATTATCATTATTAACGGGCCAAACCTAAATCTATTAGGTAAACGTGAACCAGAAATTTATGGTTCGCAAACTTTTAAAGAGTATTACAGAACTTTACAAATGAAGTTTGATACTGTAGAGCTTAGCTATTTTCAATCGAATATAGAAGGTGAAATTATAGATAAGTTGCACGAAGTTGGTTTTGATTATGATGGAATTATTTTAAACGCAGCAGCTTACACGCATACCTCTGTTGGTATTGGTGATGCAGTAAAAGGTATAGAAACACCTGTTGTTGAATTACATATTTCTAACGTTCATGCTCGTGAAGATTTTAGGCATAAAAGTTTTATAGCTCCTGCTGCTAAAGGTGTACTTTTTGGTTTTGGTTTAAAAGGTTACGATTTGGCCATTCAGAGCTTTTTGTAG
- a CDS encoding DUF4105 domain-containing protein has protein sequence MKKKYLIYILFLFFAKSSFAQLQLSVYSEVSIITAGPGTELYEAFGHSALRIKDPVLQLDLIYNYGMFDFNAPNFYSNFTKGKLIYKLGRYRFDYFLRGYNADKRWIKEQVLNLTRDEKQAFFTYLEKNAAPQNASYFYDPYFNNCATKLRDITQEVLGDKISWNDEDIEANLSFRQLMNREIPWNTWGSFGINLALGSKLDQKADFKEYMYLPDYVYLIFKNSTIKLNNKNTSLVKKENTILQYDELEQNTSLLSPLLIFSLLSLLGLFVTFKDCKNKVRTKALDFILLFVTGIIGALIVFLWFFTDHSTTPNNFNVLWGFAPNLILAFLLLKRRNSAWFHKYFIVLIGFLIVIPMIWISGIQLFPTSIIPLLILFFVRYLYLLTYFKTKS, from the coding sequence ATGAAGAAAAAATACTTAATTTATATACTGTTTTTATTTTTTGCTAAATCAAGTTTTGCACAACTGCAACTATCTGTTTATTCTGAGGTAAGTATTATTACTGCTGGTCCTGGTACTGAATTGTATGAGGCTTTTGGTCATTCTGCATTGCGAATTAAAGATCCTGTTTTACAACTCGATCTAATTTATAATTATGGAATGTTCGATTTTAATGCGCCTAATTTTTATAGCAATTTTACAAAAGGAAAGCTCATTTACAAATTAGGGAGATATCGTTTTGATTATTTTTTAAGAGGTTATAATGCTGACAAACGTTGGATAAAAGAACAAGTATTAAATTTAACTAGAGATGAAAAACAAGCTTTCTTTACCTATTTAGAGAAAAATGCTGCACCTCAAAATGCCTCCTATTTTTATGATCCTTATTTTAATAATTGTGCTACAAAACTAAGAGATATTACTCAAGAAGTTCTAGGTGATAAAATTAGTTGGAATGATGAAGATATTGAAGCTAATCTATCTTTCAGGCAATTAATGAATAGAGAAATACCTTGGAATACTTGGGGTAGCTTTGGTATTAATTTGGCTTTAGGAAGTAAACTTGATCAAAAAGCTGATTTTAAAGAATACATGTATTTACCAGACTATGTTTATTTAATTTTTAAAAACAGTACAATAAAATTAAACAATAAAAATACTAGCTTAGTCAAAAAAGAAAATACAATTTTACAATATGATGAATTAGAGCAAAACACCTCTTTATTAAGTCCTTTATTAATTTTTAGTTTACTAAGCTTATTAGGTTTATTCGTTACCTTTAAAGACTGCAAAAATAAGGTTAGAACAAAAGCTTTAGATTTCATTTTATTATTCGTTACTGGCATTATAGGAGCGTTAATTGTCTTTTTATGGTTCTTTACAGACCATTCTACAACACCTAACAATTTTAATGTTTTGTGGGGATTTGCACCCAATTTAATTCTAGCCTTTTTATTACTAAAGCGAAGAAATTCAGCTTGGTTTCATAAGTATTTTATTGTGCTCATTGGTTTTCTAATCGTCATACCAATGATATGGATTTCAGGAATACAATTATTTCCAACTTCAATAATTCCTTTATTGATATTATTTTTCGTTAGATATTTATATTTATTAACGTATTTCAAAACTAAATCTTAA
- the tatC gene encoding twin-arginine translocase subunit TatC has protein sequence MAAEQKEMSFLGHLEELRWHLVRSAAAIFILAIVFFVFAKQVYTHFLLAHLQPDFITYQLFCDFFNLFGMDSSFCSINFGEKKLQSIKVTSQLMNSIWSSLILGVIVAFPYILWEIWRFVSPGLTEKEIKKSRGFILIASFLFFIGVFFSFYVIAPISIQFLYNYQITEAIENSFTLESHIGLVTNMLLGVSVLFELPVLIYFLTKIGLITPAFLRKYRKHALVVVLILAAIITPPDVASQVIVAIPILILYEISIRVSARVIKNQEKNANKS, from the coding sequence ATGGCTGCAGAACAAAAAGAAATGTCTTTTTTAGGACATTTAGAAGAATTAAGATGGCATTTGGTTAGAAGTGCAGCTGCAATATTTATACTTGCAATTGTATTTTTTGTTTTTGCCAAACAAGTGTATACACATTTTCTTTTAGCTCATCTTCAACCAGATTTTATTACCTATCAATTGTTTTGTGATTTTTTTAATTTATTTGGAATGGATAGCTCTTTTTGTAGCATCAATTTTGGAGAAAAGAAATTACAGAGTATTAAAGTAACATCACAGTTAATGAACTCTATTTGGTCTTCATTAATTTTAGGAGTGATAGTTGCTTTCCCTTACATTTTATGGGAAATTTGGAGGTTTGTTTCTCCAGGATTAACTGAAAAAGAAATTAAAAAATCTAGAGGTTTTATCTTAATTGCTTCTTTCTTATTTTTTATAGGTGTCTTTTTTAGTTTCTATGTAATTGCTCCAATATCAATTCAGTTTTTATACAATTATCAAATTACAGAAGCAATTGAAAACAGTTTTACATTAGAATCTCATATTGGCTTAGTAACTAATATGTTATTAGGGGTTTCTGTTTTATTTGAGCTACCTGTGTTAATCTATTTTCTAACCAAAATAGGTTTAATAACACCAGCATTTTTAAGAAAATATAGAAAGCATGCATTAGTAGTTGTATTAATATTAGCAGCTATCATTACCCCTCCAGATGTTGCAAGTCAAGTTATTGTAGCAATACCAATTTTAATATTGTACGAAATAAGTATAAGAGTTTCAGCAAGAGTTATAAAAAATCAAGAAAAGAATGCCAACAAAAGTTAA
- a CDS encoding carboxymuconolactone decarboxylase family protein, with protein sequence MPTKVKEFNDYRQKMNDKILASDNKVIKRIFNLDTNAFKEGHLPVKTKELLGLVASMVLRCDDCVQYHLEASMKNGVTKEEVMETLSIANLIGGTIVIPHLRRAVEYWEALENE encoded by the coding sequence ATGCCAACAAAAGTTAAAGAATTTAATGATTATCGTCAGAAAATGAACGATAAAATTTTAGCTTCAGATAATAAGGTTATCAAAAGAATTTTTAACCTAGATACAAATGCCTTTAAAGAAGGTCATTTACCTGTAAAAACAAAAGAATTATTAGGCTTAGTTGCATCTATGGTTTTAAGATGTGACGATTGTGTACAATATCACCTAGAGGCTTCTATGAAAAACGGAGTTACGAAAGAAGAAGTAATGGAAACTTTATCTATTGCCAATCTTATTGGAGGTACTATTGTAATTCCTCATTTACGAAGAGCTGTAGAATATTGGGAAGCGTTAGAAAACGAATAA
- a CDS encoding ATP-binding protein: protein MIIATPPKDESERLKSLQNYKILDSLPEEDYDAIAKIASSICNTPIALISLIDKDRQWFKANHGLDARETPRDFAFCAHSILEPDELFIINDATKDDRFFDNPLTTGDPNVIFYAGAPLNTEDGYPLGTLCVIDNEPKTLNEEQKEALKLLANQVVNLLELRKKNRELENVNKEVSNLNEQLNNFAYRLTHDLKSPINGVNFLVEVLKTDHAALFIDEEAKNYLNLIADRMGYMSNLVDDILHYTKVNNENIVYSKFNIQETIESIITNIDHENLVSCSYNLVNTSIISSKIGLMQVFQNLISNSIKFTDKENVELSIELTKDNEYYTFVYCDNGPGIPKAYRDKVFNMFETLSNEKNNNTGIGLTTVKSIIERLGGTYSLEDPADNAEGICFQFKVLIKDITA from the coding sequence ATGATCATTGCAACTCCCCCAAAAGACGAATCTGAAAGATTAAAATCTTTACAGAATTATAAAATACTAGACTCTTTGCCAGAAGAAGACTATGATGCTATTGCTAAAATAGCTTCAAGTATTTGTAATACACCAATTGCGCTTATATCTTTAATAGATAAAGACAGGCAATGGTTTAAAGCAAATCATGGTTTAGATGCAAGAGAAACACCAAGAGATTTTGCTTTTTGTGCCCATAGCATTTTAGAACCAGATGAATTGTTCATCATAAATGATGCTACCAAAGACGATCGCTTTTTCGATAATCCATTAACTACAGGAGATCCTAACGTAATTTTTTATGCAGGTGCACCTTTAAACACTGAAGATGGCTATCCTTTAGGAACTTTATGTGTAATTGATAATGAGCCTAAAACTTTAAATGAAGAGCAAAAAGAAGCATTAAAATTACTTGCAAATCAGGTAGTAAACTTACTGGAACTTAGAAAGAAAAACCGCGAACTTGAAAATGTAAATAAAGAAGTTTCTAACTTAAACGAACAGTTAAATAATTTTGCATATCGTTTAACACACGATTTAAAATCGCCTATAAATGGAGTGAATTTTTTGGTGGAAGTTTTAAAAACAGATCATGCAGCTTTATTTATTGATGAAGAAGCCAAGAATTATTTAAATTTGATTGCTGATAGAATGGGTTACATGAGTAACCTTGTAGATGATATATTGCATTATACTAAAGTAAATAATGAGAATATTGTTTACAGTAAATTTAATATTCAGGAGACAATAGAGAGTATTATTACAAATATTGACCATGAAAACTTGGTTTCTTGTTCTTACAATTTAGTGAATACTTCTATAATTAGTTCTAAAATAGGATTGATGCAAGTTTTTCAAAACTTGATATCAAATTCTATTAAGTTTACAGATAAAGAAAACGTAGAATTAAGCATTGAACTTACTAAAGATAACGAGTATTATACTTTTGTTTACTGTGATAATGGACCAGGAATTCCAAAAGCATATCGAGATAAAGTTTTTAATATGTTTGAAACACTTTCTAACGAAAAAAATAATAATACAGGTATTGGTTTAACCACAGTAAAATCTATAATAGAAAGGCTAGGAGGTACGTATTCTTTAGAAGATCCTGCTGATAATGCTGAAGGTATTTGTTTTCAATTTAAAGTGTTAATTAAGGATATTACAGCATAA
- a CDS encoding outer membrane beta-barrel protein has translation MKKVILVCALVLSSLAASAQFTVSVNGGLPVGDLEDASSFALSGDLGYSFATDSNLMLGVSAGFINYFGEEYEFLGTTVEAESIQFLPVAGSLHYRISNNFSAGSKIGYAFGINDGNDGGFYYKPMLSYMVGDATSLSLYFEGISDDGANANNVGLGFTFAL, from the coding sequence ATGAAAAAAGTAATTTTAGTATGTGCTTTAGTTTTAAGCAGTTTAGCAGCAAGCGCTCAATTTACAGTAAGCGTTAATGGAGGTTTACCAGTTGGTGATTTAGAAGATGCAAGTTCTTTTGCATTAAGTGGAGATTTAGGTTACTCTTTTGCTACAGATAGCAATTTAATGTTAGGAGTTTCAGCTGGATTCATTAATTATTTTGGTGAAGAGTATGAGTTTTTAGGCACAACAGTAGAAGCAGAATCAATTCAGTTTTTACCAGTAGCTGGTTCATTACATTATAGAATTTCTAATAATTTCTCTGCAGGATCTAAAATTGGTTATGCATTTGGAATTAATGATGGTAATGATGGTGGTTTTTACTATAAACCAATGTTAAGTTACATGGTTGGTGATGCTACTAGTTTATCACTATACTTTGAAGGTATAAGTGATGATGGTGCAAATGCAAATAATGTAGGATTAGGATTTACGTTCGCGTTATAA
- a CDS encoding phosphatidylcholine/phosphatidylserine synthase → MKIKQHIPNLITLGNLLCGTIATIYAVSGDFSYAALFVVLGIVLDFFDGFVARLLKVSGELGKQLDSLADMVTSGVVPGVIMFKLIELNFFGETEFYNDSFLDVALIGLLLTLAACYRLANFNLDTRQTDSFIGLPTPAMCLFVISLPLIYENSNIDFVNNLIGSNYFLIIVTCTLSYLMNAEIPLFSLKLKSFSVQKNWFVYLFLIISLLFIIFLNYISIPIIIILYVLLSILKNVVTKK, encoded by the coding sequence ATGAAGATTAAACAACATATACCAAATTTAATAACGCTTGGAAATTTATTATGTGGAACAATTGCAACTATTTACGCTGTTTCAGGTGATTTTAGTTATGCAGCTTTATTTGTAGTTTTAGGTATTGTACTTGATTTTTTTGATGGATTTGTGGCAAGGCTGTTAAAAGTTTCTGGTGAGTTAGGTAAACAATTAGATTCTTTAGCTGATATGGTTACAAGTGGAGTTGTACCAGGTGTAATTATGTTTAAACTTATAGAATTGAATTTTTTTGGAGAAACTGAATTTTATAATGATTCATTTTTAGATGTTGCATTAATTGGATTGTTGCTAACATTAGCAGCTTGTTACAGGTTAGCTAATTTTAATTTAGATACCAGACAAACAGATTCCTTTATTGGTTTGCCAACGCCTGCAATGTGTTTGTTTGTAATATCATTACCATTAATCTATGAGAATTCTAATATCGATTTTGTAAATAATTTAATTGGCAGCAATTACTTTTTAATTATTGTAACCTGTACTTTAAGTTATTTAATGAATGCAGAAATACCATTATTCTCTTTAAAACTCAAGAGTTTTTCTGTTCAAAAGAATTGGTTTGTTTATTTATTTTTAATCATTTCGTTATTATTTATAATTTTCTTAAATTACATCTCAATTCCAATCATTATAATATTGTATGTTCTTTTATCGATACTAAAGAACGTAGTAACTAAGAAATAA
- a CDS encoding YheT family hydrolase gives MPILPSNFSPTIPFRNGHFNTMYRPLFMKGVVNYKRERLHTWDNDFLDLDFSKVGSKTLAVLIHGLEGSSSSHYITATIKHLNNKNLDAVCINLRGCSGEDNNLLATYHSGKTEDVSFVMNHLLDKYSYENIVIIGFSLGGNLTLKYLGEQGKELPSEIKGGIACSVPVDIASAEKEMDKLKNKLYMEVFFKTMKNKILEKAHKFPEYKLDKDKLFKATKFKHLEHLYTVPVFGFESPEDYWQKASSKPYIPSINRPALLINAKDDTFLSKECYPKEEAKTSDNFFLEITKYGGHCGFMSSFKPSDNTWLEERIAKFIQRNINIDMP, from the coding sequence ATGCCAATTTTACCTTCTAATTTTTCGCCAACCATTCCTTTTAGAAATGGTCATTTTAATACCATGTACAGACCATTATTTATGAAAGGTGTTGTTAACTATAAAAGAGAAAGATTACATACTTGGGATAATGATTTTCTAGATTTAGATTTTTCAAAAGTTGGTTCTAAGACCTTGGCAGTTTTAATTCATGGCTTAGAAGGTAGTTCATCTTCTCATTACATTACAGCAACTATTAAGCATCTTAATAATAAAAACTTAGATGCAGTATGCATTAATTTAAGGGGTTGTAGTGGCGAAGATAATAACCTGCTTGCTACTTATCATAGTGGAAAAACTGAGGATGTTAGTTTTGTAATGAATCATCTTTTAGATAAATATAGCTACGAAAATATTGTAATTATTGGTTTTAGTTTAGGTGGTAACTTAACCCTTAAATATTTAGGGGAACAAGGAAAAGAATTGCCATCAGAAATTAAAGGAGGTATTGCTTGTTCTGTGCCTGTAGATATTGCTTCTGCAGAAAAAGAAATGGATAAATTAAAGAATAAACTCTATATGGAAGTGTTTTTTAAAACCATGAAAAATAAAATTTTAGAAAAAGCACATAAGTTTCCTGAATATAAATTAGACAAAGACAAACTGTTTAAAGCAACCAAATTTAAACACTTAGAGCATTTATATACAGTGCCTGTTTTCGGATTTGAAAGTCCTGAAGATTATTGGCAGAAAGCTAGTTCTAAACCTTACATTCCTTCTATTAATAGACCTGCACTACTTATTAATGCTAAAGACGATACTTTCTTATCTAAAGAATGTTATCCGAAAGAAGAAGCTAAGACTTCAGATAATTTCTTTTTAGAAATTACCAAATATGGAGGTCATTGTGGGTTTATGTCTTCTTTTAAACCATCAGATAATACTTGGCTAGAAGAAAGAATTGCAAAGTTTATTCAGAGAAACATCAATATTGATATGCCCTAA
- a CDS encoding PorV/PorQ family protein produces MKYKFLLLSILFSSLLSAQAFRNYSNEFLNIGVDAAALGMSKAVVATTNNVNASYWNPAGLVGIEDYQGSLMHSSYFAGIANYNHAAFAMPIDKQSALGISVIRFGVDDILNTTALIDNDGNIDFNRISLFSAADYAFNFSYARNLIFKDLKLGVNAKLIRRIIGDFATSWGFGFDVGLQFERNSWKFGVMARDLTTTYNSWAIDEEEFESIRNAIPGQNQELPETTEITKPKLQIGVAKDWKIGRFFNLQSEFDLNIRFEQTNDIFSSEVASIDPALGLQLDYEKLVYLRLGVGNFQYTTEFDNSKSLSTQPNFGVGFNYKGIQVDYALTNIGSVGNALYSNIFSITFDYSFFRR; encoded by the coding sequence GTGAAATACAAATTTTTACTTCTTAGTATACTTTTTTCTTCCCTTTTAAGTGCACAAGCATTTAGAAATTATTCCAACGAATTTTTAAATATTGGTGTAGATGCAGCTGCTTTAGGTATGAGTAAAGCTGTTGTTGCAACTACAAATAATGTAAATGCTAGTTACTGGAATCCTGCAGGTTTAGTAGGTATAGAAGATTATCAAGGCTCATTAATGCACTCTTCTTATTTTGCAGGAATTGCCAATTACAATCATGCTGCATTTGCTATGCCCATAGATAAACAAAGTGCTTTAGGTATTTCTGTAATTCGTTTTGGAGTAGATGATATTTTAAATACTACAGCTCTAATTGATAACGATGGTAATATAGATTTTAATAGAATTAGCCTTTTTTCTGCTGCTGATTATGCATTTAACTTTTCTTACGCTAGAAATTTAATTTTCAAGGATTTAAAACTTGGGGTGAATGCAAAGTTAATTCGAAGAATTATTGGTGATTTTGCTACTTCTTGGGGTTTTGGCTTTGATGTCGGACTTCAATTTGAGAGAAATTCTTGGAAATTTGGGGTAATGGCTAGAGATTTAACTACAACTTACAATAGTTGGGCTATAGATGAAGAAGAGTTTGAAAGTATAAGAAATGCCATTCCTGGTCAAAATCAAGAATTGCCAGAAACAACAGAAATTACCAAACCAAAATTACAAATTGGTGTTGCCAAAGACTGGAAAATTGGTCGTTTTTTCAACTTACAATCCGAATTTGATTTGAATATAAGGTTTGAACAAACCAATGACATTTTTTCATCTGAAGTTGCAAGTATAGATCCTGCATTAGGTTTGCAATTAGATTATGAAAAACTCGTTTATTTAAGATTAGGAGTTGGGAATTTTCAATACACTACAGAGTTCGATAATTCAAAATCATTATCTACACAACCCAATTTTGGAGTTGGCTTTAACTATAAAGGCATTCAAGTAGATTACGCTTTAACAAATATAGGAAGTGTTGGAAACGCACTTTATTCTAATATTTTCTCTATTACTTTCGATTATTCTTTTTTTAGAAGATAA
- a CDS encoding GNAT family N-acetyltransferase produces MNADLEIIPFKEKYSQQFYALNAAWLEKYFYIEPYDEKVLSKPKKYIIDEGGYIFFAKYKNEIVGVVSLINQKNYFELSKMAVDPKFQGLKIGKSLVKFCIDFAKNKKWDNIILYSHRSLETAIHLYRNMGFVEIPVEENSHYERADIKMILEL; encoded by the coding sequence ATGAATGCAGATTTAGAAATTATTCCTTTTAAAGAGAAATATTCACAACAATTTTATGCTTTAAATGCAGCATGGCTAGAGAAATATTTTTACATAGAGCCTTATGATGAAAAAGTACTTAGCAAGCCTAAAAAATACATTATTGATGAAGGTGGCTATATCTTTTTTGCAAAATATAAAAATGAGATAGTTGGTGTGGTGTCATTAATCAATCAAAAAAACTATTTTGAATTGAGTAAAATGGCTGTGGACCCTAAGTTTCAAGGTTTAAAAATTGGTAAATCACTGGTTAAATTTTGTATCGATTTTGCTAAGAATAAAAAATGGGATAATATAATTCTATATTCTCATCGATCTTTAGAAACGGCAATTCATTTATATAGAAATATGGGTTTTGTGGAAATTCCTGTAGAAGAAAACTCACATTATGAAAGGGCAGATATAAAAATGATTTTAGAGTTGTAA
- the lptB gene encoding LPS export ABC transporter ATP-binding protein, with product MILRADNIQKLYGSRKVVKGISLEVQQGEIIGLLGPNGAGKTTSFYMIVGMIKPNSGQIFLNDLEITKDPMYKRAQKGIGYLAQEASVFRKLSVEDNIMSVLQFTDLSKKEQKMKLESLIEEFNIGHVRKNRGDLLSGGERRRTEIARCLASDPKFILLDEPFAGVDPIAVEDIQSIVAQLKDKNIGILITDHDVQATLAITDKTYLMYNGSILKEGTPEELAADEMVRKVYLGKDFELKKKRVFSS from the coding sequence ATGATTTTAAGAGCAGATAATATTCAAAAACTTTATGGTAGTAGAAAGGTTGTAAAAGGCATTTCTTTAGAAGTACAGCAAGGTGAAATTATTGGTTTATTAGGCCCAAATGGTGCAGGTAAAACCACATCTTTTTACATGATTGTTGGTATGATAAAACCAAATTCTGGCCAAATATTTTTGAATGATTTAGAAATAACTAAAGACCCTATGTACAAACGTGCACAAAAAGGTATTGGCTATTTGGCTCAGGAAGCATCTGTTTTTAGAAAGTTGTCTGTAGAAGATAATATCATGTCTGTTTTACAATTTACTGATCTTTCTAAAAAAGAACAGAAAATGAAATTAGAGTCTTTAATTGAGGAATTCAATATAGGACATGTACGTAAAAATAGAGGAGATTTACTTTCTGGTGGTGAGCGTAGAAGAACCGAAATTGCGCGTTGTTTGGCTTCTGATCCTAAATTTATTTTATTAGATGAGCCTTTTGCAGGTGTAGATCCTATTGCTGTTGAAGATATTCAAAGTATTGTAGCTCAGTTGAAAGATAAAAATATTGGTATTCTAATTACAGATCATGATGTGCAAGCTACTTTAGCCATTACTGATAAAACGTATTTGATGTATAATGGAAGCATTCTAAAAGAAGGAACTCCAGAAGAATTGGCTGCAGATGAAATGGTAAGAAAAGTATATTTAGGAAAAGACTTTGAGCTTAAAAAGAAACGTGTTTTTAGTTCTTAA
- a CDS encoding SIS domain-containing protein has translation MKDKSSIIANAKETILAESKAISQMAELVDINFENAINCIYNSKGRVIITGIGKSANIASKIVATFNSTGTPAVFMHAADAIHGDLGNVLEDDVVICISKSGNTPEIKVLLPLIKNYGNKVIAITGNIDSFLGKNADFVLNTFVEKEACPNNLAPTTSTTAQLVMGDALAVCLLKLKGFTSKDFAKYHPGGALGKRLYLRVSDLIKNNELPKVEKDDSIAKVIVEISEKRLGVTAVMDNNTIVGIITDGDVRRMLTKTTQIENFTAKDIMGKNPKTINSEAMAIEALEALENDSITQILAVDDNNNYAGVVHLHDLIKEGIF, from the coding sequence TTGAAAGATAAATCATCAATAATTGCCAATGCTAAAGAGACGATTTTAGCTGAAAGTAAAGCTATTTCTCAAATGGCAGAACTAGTAGATATCAATTTTGAAAACGCTATAAATTGCATATATAATTCAAAAGGTAGAGTTATTATTACTGGTATTGGAAAAAGTGCTAATATTGCTTCAAAAATAGTAGCAACCTTTAATTCTACTGGAACACCTGCAGTTTTTATGCATGCTGCAGATGCCATTCATGGAGATTTAGGAAATGTTTTAGAAGATGATGTTGTAATCTGTATATCTAAAAGTGGTAACACTCCAGAAATTAAAGTTTTACTTCCCTTAATAAAAAATTATGGAAATAAAGTAATTGCAATTACAGGAAATATTGATTCTTTTTTAGGTAAAAATGCAGACTTTGTATTAAACACTTTTGTAGAAAAGGAAGCTTGTCCAAATAATTTAGCACCAACTACAAGTACTACTGCTCAATTAGTTATGGGTGATGCTCTTGCAGTTTGTTTATTAAAATTAAAGGGTTTTACAAGTAAAGACTTTGCCAAATATCATCCAGGAGGTGCATTAGGTAAAAGATTGTATTTACGTGTTTCTGATTTGATTAAAAATAATGAATTGCCCAAAGTAGAAAAAGATGATTCTATTGCTAAGGTAATTGTTGAAATTTCCGAAAAAAGATTAGGAGTAACAGCTGTTATGGACAATAATACCATTGTTGGAATTATCACTGATGGAGATGTTAGAAGAATGCTAACCAAAACAACGCAAATAGAAAACTTTACAGCGAAAGACATTATGGGTAAAAACCCAAAAACTATAAATTCTGAAGCAATGGCTATAGAAGCATTAGAGGCATTAGAAAATGATAGTATTACACAAATTTTAGCTGTAGATGACAATAATAATTACGCAGGTGTTGTACATTTGCATGATTTAATAAAGGAAGGAATCTTTTAA